One genomic region from Aliarcobacter cryaerophilus ATCC 43158 encodes:
- a CDS encoding biopolymer transporter ExbD, translating to MFDFNQKPDLNITPLVDIMLVLLAILMVTAPVIEFEEPINLPTGSKSQQSQDVAKIDIIITKDRSVTLNKNKVEISNFADSFLLFSKGKDQNTPIHIRADKSLKYDDIIYVLKSVKEAGFFKVALVTDG from the coding sequence TTGTTTGATTTTAATCAAAAACCAGATTTAAATATTACACCTTTGGTTGATATTATGCTTGTGCTTCTTGCAATTTTAATGGTTACAGCACCTGTTATTGAGTTTGAAGAACCCATAAATCTTCCAACAGGAAGTAAATCTCAACAATCTCAAGATGTTGCTAAAATCGATATTATTATTACAAAAGATAGAAGTGTTACTTTAAATAAAAATAAGGTTGAAATATCAAATTTTGCAGATAGCTTTTTGCTCTTTTCAAAAGGAAAAGACCAAAACACTCCAATACATATAAGAGCAGACAAGAGCTTGAAGTATGATGATATTATATATGTTCTAAAATCAGTTAAAGAAGCTGGTTTCTTCAAAGTTGCTTTAGTAACAGATGGATAA
- a CDS encoding MotA/TolQ/ExbB proton channel family protein encodes MISTLLNYLANSSAITYIVLALLSVYTIVVFWIFFYRNNSLNRLIANEKRSLEILTTSQSKFSPLSLLTQCSNGVASKEILHACEINIIKDASSGVSWLAIISSTSPFIGLFGTVIGILESFAKFANQSKVAFSIIAPAISEALVATAAGIFVAIFAYTFHQIISRKIYELNIYLKAQAEIIVAKG; translated from the coding sequence ATGATTTCTACATTACTAAATTATTTGGCAAATAGTAGCGCTATAACTTACATAGTTTTAGCGCTATTGTCAGTTTATACGATAGTTGTTTTTTGGATTTTCTTTTATAGAAATAATTCATTAAACCGATTAATAGCAAATGAAAAAAGATCTTTAGAAATTTTAACAACAAGTCAGTCAAAATTCTCTCCACTTTCTCTTTTAACTCAGTGTTCAAATGGAGTTGCTTCAAAAGAGATTTTACATGCTTGTGAGATAAATATTATTAAAGATGCAAGTAGTGGGGTATCATGGTTAGCTATTATATCATCAACTTCACCATTTATTGGGCTTTTTGGAACAGTTATTGGAATATTAGAGTCATTTGCAAAATTTGCAAATCAATCAAAAGTTGCATTTTCAATTATAGCTCCAGCTATTAGTGAAGCATTAGTAGCAACAGCTGCAGGTATTTTTGTAGCAATATTTGCTTATACATTCCACCAAATTATTTCAAGAAAAATATATGAATTAAATATCTATTTAAAAGCTCAGGCTGAAATAATAGTAGCAAAAGGGTAA
- a CDS encoding energy transducer TonB, with amino-acid sequence MQNNSSFIISGVIAFFIYFSICFLVMYYIFSPIKESINITPSSTTIELDMIEEIAEKKMVERKTEKIVKEEVVEKSTSASNEKKPDLKSLFANVKETSNKVVKEEVNNVEKSIDPKRFKSKFEKEKKSSNIKIDKLLEDEKTATDSKLKSSAKGDKSDDYASKIYEILQAGAPISQDTKVLSKVIIMVDENGKFDYKIQKASSDEGYNEALKSYLDTQRGVPYPIPPNGKSVRYSVDFKFEG; translated from the coding sequence ATGCAAAATAATTCTTCATTTATTATTTCAGGTGTTATTGCATTTTTTATCTATTTTTCAATATGTTTTTTAGTTATGTACTATATATTTTCTCCAATAAAAGAGAGTATAAACATAACTCCTAGCTCAACTACCATAGAACTTGATATGATAGAAGAGATAGCAGAGAAAAAAATGGTTGAAAGAAAAACAGAAAAGATTGTAAAAGAAGAAGTTGTTGAAAAATCTACTTCAGCTTCAAATGAAAAAAAACCAGACCTAAAATCTTTATTTGCAAATGTTAAAGAGACATCAAATAAAGTTGTAAAAGAAGAGGTTAATAATGTTGAAAAATCTATTGACCCAAAAAGATTTAAGTCTAAATTTGAAAAAGAGAAAAAATCATCAAATATAAAAATTGATAAGTTATTAGAAGATGAAAAAACGGCAACAGATTCAAAGCTTAAAAGCTCTGCAAAAGGGGATAAAAGTGATGACTATGCAAGTAAAATTTATGAAATTTTGCAAGCAGGCGCTCCAATATCTCAAGATACAAAAGTTTTATCAAAAGTAATAATAATGGTTGATGAAAATGGAAAGTTTGATTATAAAATACAAAAAGCATCTAGCGATGAGGGTTATAATGAGGCTCTAAAATCATATTTAGATACTCAAAGAGGAGTTCCATATCCAATTCCACCAAATGGAAAAAGTGTTAGATATTCAGTTGATTTTAAATTTGAAGGATAA
- a CDS encoding ParB/RepB/Spo0J family partition protein → MALGRGLGELLGEVETAYGKSAGNSNNGVKKIEVSLIKPNPNQPRKIFDEEKLQELSSSIKEHGLLQPVVVVEDEDGTYTLIAGERRLRAHKLANIEEIKAIIVDEDELKLRELALIENIQRDDLNIIELAFCYAQLLNEHNITHEELSKKVFKSRTSITNTLRLLQLSSYVQQFLATDKISAGHAKMMIGLTAEEQKKICDTIMGQKLSVRETEKLIKDLKEKDSPKPKKEKVTNSYNITNLKSFTEFLKNDKIKAKIDKNSIKIEFNSQEDIDKISSYFKIQ, encoded by the coding sequence TTAGGAAGAGGATTAGGAGAACTTTTAGGTGAAGTAGAGACAGCTTATGGTAAATCTGCTGGGAACTCAAATAATGGAGTTAAAAAAATTGAAGTATCTTTGATTAAACCAAATCCAAATCAGCCAAGAAAGATTTTTGATGAAGAGAAGCTTCAAGAGCTAAGTTCATCTATAAAAGAACATGGTCTTTTGCAACCAGTTGTTGTTGTTGAAGATGAAGATGGAACTTATACTTTAATTGCGGGAGAGCGAAGATTAAGAGCTCATAAGCTAGCAAATATAGAAGAGATAAAAGCAATTATTGTTGATGAAGATGAGCTTAAATTAAGAGAATTAGCTTTAATAGAAAATATTCAAAGAGATGACTTAAATATTATAGAGTTAGCATTTTGTTATGCTCAGCTACTAAATGAACACAATATTACTCATGAAGAACTATCAAAAAAAGTCTTTAAAAGTAGAACTTCTATTACAAATACTTTGAGATTATTACAATTAAGTTCATATGTACAACAATTTTTAGCTACAGATAAAATTAGTGCAGGTCATGCAAAAATGATGATAGGGCTAACTGCTGAAGAGCAAAAAAAGATTTGTGATACTATTATGGGACAAAAACTTTCTGTAAGAGAAACAGAAAAATTGATAAAAGATTTAAAAGAGAAAGATTCTCCAAAACCAAAAAAAGAAAAAGTTACAAATAGTTACAATATTACTAATTTAAAATCATTTACTGAGTTTCTAAAGAATGATAAAATCAAAGCTAAAATAGATAAAAACTCAATCAAAATTGAATTTAACTCTCAAGAAGATATAGATAAGATAAGTAGTTACTTTAAGATACAATAA
- the atpD gene encoding F0F1 ATP synthase subunit beta, whose amino-acid sequence MKGKIIQVMGPVVDVEFDGYLPEINEAIDVSDIASGKDRLVLEVAAHIGDGRVRAIAMDMTDGLTRGQECIATGGPIKVPVGEAVLGRIFNVIGDPVDEGAPIPADVERWSIHRSAPDFEEQSTKTEMFETGIKVVDLLAPYSKGGKVGLFGGAGVGKTVIIMELIHNVAFKHSGYSVFAGVGERTREGNDLYHEMKDSNVLDKVALCYGQMSEPPGARNRIALTGLTMAEYFRDEKGLDVLMFVDNIFRFAQSGSEMSALLGRIPSAVGYQPTLASEMGKLQERITSTSKGSITSVQAVYVPADDLTDPAPASVFAHLDATTVLNRKIAEKGIYPAVDPLDSTSRILSADIIGQEHYNTARGVQSVLQKYKDLQDIIAILGMDELSEADKLVVARARKIERFLSQPFFVAEVFTGSPGKYVELKDTIAGFQGILDGKYDHIPEMAFYMVGGIDEVLAKAEKMK is encoded by the coding sequence ATGAAAGGTAAAATTATTCAGGTAATGGGTCCAGTCGTTGACGTAGAGTTCGACGGATACTTACCAGAAATTAACGAAGCTATTGATGTATCTGATATTGCATCAGGTAAAGATAGATTAGTATTAGAAGTAGCAGCACATATCGGTGATGGAAGAGTTAGAGCTATTGCTATGGATATGACAGATGGATTAACAAGAGGTCAAGAGTGTATAGCTACAGGAGGTCCTATTAAAGTTCCTGTTGGTGAAGCGGTTTTAGGAAGAATTTTTAATGTTATTGGTGATCCAGTTGATGAAGGTGCTCCTATTCCTGCAGATGTTGAAAGATGGTCTATTCATAGATCTGCTCCTGATTTTGAAGAGCAATCAACAAAAACAGAGATGTTTGAAACAGGTATCAAAGTAGTTGACCTTTTAGCACCATATTCAAAAGGTGGAAAAGTAGGACTATTTGGTGGAGCTGGAGTTGGAAAAACAGTTATTATTATGGAATTAATCCATAATGTTGCATTTAAACACTCAGGTTACTCTGTATTTGCTGGAGTTGGTGAAAGAACAAGAGAAGGAAATGACCTTTATCATGAGATGAAAGATTCAAACGTTCTTGATAAAGTTGCACTGTGCTATGGTCAAATGAGTGAACCACCAGGTGCAAGAAATAGAATTGCACTTACTGGTCTTACAATGGCTGAGTACTTTAGAGATGAAAAAGGACTAGATGTTCTTATGTTCGTTGATAATATTTTTAGATTTGCACAATCAGGTTCTGAAATGTCAGCACTTTTAGGAAGAATTCCTTCAGCTGTTGGATACCAACCAACACTTGCAAGTGAAATGGGTAAATTACAAGAGAGAATTACATCTACTTCTAAAGGTTCTATTACTTCAGTTCAAGCTGTTTACGTTCCAGCGGATGACTTAACGGATCCAGCACCAGCTTCTGTTTTTGCTCACTTAGATGCAACTACAGTTTTAAATAGAAAAATTGCAGAAAAAGGTATTTATCCAGCGGTTGATCCACTAGATTCTACTTCAAGAATTTTAAGTGCTGATATTATTGGACAAGAACATTATAACACTGCAAGAGGTGTTCAATCTGTACTTCAAAAATATAAAGATTTACAAGACATTATTGCAATTCTTGGTATGGATGAGTTATCAGAAGCTGACAAACTTGTAGTTGCTAGAGCTAGAAAAATCGAAAGATTCTTATCTCAACCATTCTTCGTTGCTGAAGTATTTACAGGAAGTCCTGGAAAATATGTTGAGCTTAAAGATACAATAGCAGGATTCCAAGGAATTTTAGATGGTAAATATGACCATATTCCTGAAATGGCATTCTATATGGTTGGTGGAATAGATGAAGTTCTTGCAAAAGCTGAGAAAATGAAATAA
- a CDS encoding F0F1 ATP synthase subunit B family protein has product MLDISPVLLLSSGIIFLLVVARLNSCLFKPLLQHMDERSTQIKKDLEDSKSNSADVDGFLAEANDLLSKAKREAAAIREQAYKEAKDSADVKLASAKLNLEAKSAEFAKSLQDETKALRASLLSSMPQFNESLKSKLSSI; this is encoded by the coding sequence ATGTTAGACATAAGTCCTGTACTATTGCTTAGTTCTGGTATCATCTTTCTTTTGGTGGTTGCTAGGCTAAACAGTTGTCTTTTCAAGCCTCTACTTCAACATATGGATGAAAGATCTACTCAAATCAAAAAAGATTTGGAAGATTCAAAGTCAAATAGTGCTGACGTAGATGGTTTTTTAGCAGAAGCAAATGATTTGCTTTCAAAAGCTAAAAGAGAAGCAGCTGCTATTAGAGAGCAAGCTTATAAGGAAGCAAAAGATAGTGCTGATGTTAAACTTGCAAGTGCTAAATTAAATTTAGAAGCAAAATCTGCTGAATTTGCTAAAAGTTTACAAGATGAGACGAAAGCATTAAGAGCCTCTTTATTGTCATCAATGCCACAATTTAACGAAAGCTTAAAATCTAAGCTTAGTTCAATATAG
- a CDS encoding F0F1 ATP synthase subunit B, with amino-acid sequence MKRVLLLLAMAMVPVALFASEGAETNYDIVQRTVNFIIFAAILWYLLADKIKAYFANRTLGIQSELDKVQDSLKASKDRVAEAQKKLDDAKKISAEIIESAKSDIENIKQKVSTSIDTDIANLSKNLDEMIKVEISKAKKQVVAEILDELLNSENIKLSQDELVNIVLKRVA; translated from the coding sequence ATGAAAAGAGTACTATTACTATTAGCTATGGCTATGGTTCCAGTTGCATTATTTGCAAGCGAAGGTGCGGAAACGAACTATGATATAGTTCAAAGAACCGTTAATTTTATTATATTTGCTGCGATTTTATGGTATTTACTTGCTGATAAAATTAAAGCATATTTTGCTAATAGAACTTTAGGAATTCAATCTGAGCTAGATAAAGTTCAAGATAGTTTGAAAGCTTCTAAAGATAGAGTTGCTGAAGCTCAAAAAAAATTAGATGATGCAAAAAAGATTTCTGCTGAAATAATCGAAAGTGCAAAATCTGATATTGAAAATATTAAACAAAAAGTTTCAACATCTATTGATACAGATATTGCAAATTTAAGTAAAAATTTAGATGAAATGATAAAAGTTGAAATTTCTAAAGCTAAAAAACAAGTTGTTGCTGAAATACTTGATGAGCTGTTGAATTCAGAAAATATTAAACTATCTCAAGATGAGTTAGTAAATATTGTTCTTAAAAGGGTAGCATAA
- the atpC gene encoding ATP synthase F1 subunit epsilon, giving the protein MDTIKLSIVTPTGSIFNGDVKTVTLPGKEGEFGVLPGHSSLVSTLSVGVIVIEKIDSTEAVAINWGHVKVDEKSVDVLVDGAIALTGGKDSEISKNIEAAKELVNSVKDSKVSMAAVEAKINSFA; this is encoded by the coding sequence ATGGATACAATTAAATTATCAATAGTTACTCCAACAGGTAGTATATTTAATGGTGATGTTAAAACTGTAACTCTCCCTGGAAAAGAGGGAGAGTTTGGTGTTTTACCTGGTCACTCATCATTAGTATCAACTCTTAGTGTTGGTGTAATTGTTATTGAAAAAATCGATTCTACTGAAGCTGTTGCTATAAATTGGGGACATGTTAAGGTAGATGAAAAATCGGTTGATGTATTAGTTGATGGAGCTATTGCATTAACAGGTGGAAAAGATTCAGAAATTTCAAAAAATATTGAAGCAGCAAAAGAGTTAGTAAACTCAGTTAAAGATTCAAAAGTATCAATGGCTGCAGTTGAAGCAAAAATTAATTCGTTTGCATAA
- a CDS encoding F0F1 ATP synthase subunit delta: MKDLVAKRYVKALVDGRDLNSVTLISEKLSEVSKAFKSDKFNSILASSDVNEVEKTKFVLSMIDKADKSLENFIKLLGEKRRLDIIPEIAFELKTQIAKMNSSYIGTVYTNKELSNSYISSIEEQFSKKFNVKLSLSQNVCDYDGIKVDIDGLGVEISFSKDRLKTQLINHILKAV; encoded by the coding sequence ATGAAAGATTTAGTAGCAAAAAGATATGTAAAAGCTTTGGTTGATGGAAGAGATTTAAATAGTGTTACTTTGATTTCTGAGAAACTAAGTGAAGTTTCAAAAGCTTTCAAAAGTGATAAATTTAACTCTATCTTAGCATCTTCTGATGTTAATGAAGTTGAAAAAACTAAATTTGTTTTATCTATGATTGATAAAGCAGATAAAAGTTTAGAAAACTTTATTAAATTACTTGGTGAAAAAAGAAGATTAGATATTATTCCTGAAATAGCTTTTGAGTTAAAAACTCAAATTGCAAAGATGAATAGTAGTTATATTGGAACTGTTTATACAAATAAAGAGTTATCAAATAGTTATATATCTTCTATAGAAGAACAATTTAGTAAAAAATTTAATGTAAAACTTTCATTGTCACAAAATGTGTGCGATTATGATGGTATTAAAGTTGATATAGATGGGCTAGGTGTTGAGATATCTTTTTCTAAAGATAGATTAAAAACTCAGCTAATTAATCATATTTTAAAAGCAGTTTAG
- the atpG gene encoding ATP synthase F1 subunit gamma, translated as MANLKEIKIKINSVKNTQKTTKAMKLVSSAKLTRTRQLSEQSRSYANKINEVLSDIAARVSKVQDDGNIGRAFIQNSTPKTVDIVFVTADKGLCGGFNVATIKTVSKLINEYEAKGVKVRLRAAGKKGVEFFSFQGKTLEQKAIDLSSAPTYEKASNYIKIAVEDFKNELTDKVIIVYNGFLNMLTQEIRVKEILPVGLEKVEISETTSMLNIEPDDDDEVLKELTDKYIDFNMYYALIDSLAAEHSARMQAMESASKNAKEKVNSLTVEYNKARQAAITTELIEIISGVEALK; from the coding sequence ATGGCTAACTTAAAAGAGATAAAAATAAAAATAAATAGTGTTAAAAATACTCAGAAAACTACAAAAGCTATGAAGCTTGTATCTTCTGCAAAACTTACGAGAACTAGACAATTGTCTGAGCAATCAAGAAGCTATGCAAACAAGATAAATGAAGTTCTTTCTGATATTGCAGCACGAGTTAGCAAAGTTCAAGATGATGGAAATATTGGTAGAGCATTTATTCAAAATTCAACTCCAAAAACAGTTGATATTGTTTTTGTAACTGCCGATAAAGGACTTTGTGGTGGTTTTAATGTGGCAACAATTAAAACTGTTAGTAAGTTAATAAATGAATACGAAGCAAAAGGTGTAAAAGTAAGATTAAGAGCTGCTGGGAAAAAAGGAGTTGAATTCTTTTCATTCCAAGGTAAAACTCTTGAGCAAAAAGCTATTGATTTATCATCAGCTCCAACTTATGAAAAAGCATCTAATTATATAAAAATTGCTGTTGAAGATTTTAAAAACGAACTTACTGATAAAGTAATAATTGTTTATAATGGTTTTTTAAATATGCTAACTCAAGAAATTAGAGTAAAAGAGATATTACCAGTTGGTTTAGAAAAAGTTGAAATAAGTGAAACTACTTCTATGCTAAATATTGAACCAGATGATGATGATGAAGTTTTGAAAGAATTAACTGATAAATATATTGATTTCAATATGTATTACGCACTAATAGACTCATTAGCAGCTGAACACAGTGCTAGAATGCAGGCTATGGAATCTGCAAGTAAAAATGCAAAAGAGAAAGTAAATAGTTTAACAGTTGAATACAACAAAGCAAGACAAGCAGCAATTACAACAGAACTAATAGAGATTATTAGTGGTGTTGAAGCATTAAAATAA
- the atpA gene encoding F0F1 ATP synthase subunit alpha, which yields MGAKIQADEISSIIKERIDNFELNVDVNETGKIISYADGIAQVYGLKNVMAGEMVEFENGEKGMAANLEESSVGIVVLGKGTGLREGTSCKRLGELLEVPVGDAMVGRVVNALGEPIDGKGAINSTETRYVEEKAPGIMSRKSVHEPLQTGIKAIDALVPIGRGQRELIIGDRQTGKTTVAIDTILNQKGENVICIYVAIGQKSSSVASVVRTLEDAGAMDYTIVVNASAADSATLQFLAPYTGVTIGEFFRDNGKHALIIYDDLSKHAVAYREMSLILRRPPGREAYPGDVFYLHSRLLERAAKMSDEKGAGSMTALPIIETQAGDVAAYIPTNVISITDGQIFLETNLFNSGIRPAINVGLSVSRVGGAAQIKATKQVAGTLKLSLAQYRELEAFAQFASDLDEATRRELELGQRMVEVLKQGVNKPLVIEKQVVIIYAGTKGYLNDIAVKDVVRFENELHAFIEQKYSNILDAIKSSQKIDDNTEAQLKAALEEFKTVFNAN from the coding sequence ATGGGTGCAAAAATTCAAGCAGATGAAATCAGTTCGATTATTAAAGAGAGAATTGATAACTTTGAATTAAATGTAGATGTAAACGAAACTGGTAAGATTATATCTTATGCAGATGGTATTGCTCAAGTTTACGGTCTTAAAAATGTTATGGCTGGTGAGATGGTTGAGTTTGAGAATGGCGAAAAAGGTATGGCTGCAAACTTAGAAGAGTCTTCAGTTGGTATTGTTGTTCTTGGTAAAGGTACTGGTCTTAGAGAAGGAACTTCTTGTAAAAGATTAGGAGAACTTCTTGAGGTACCAGTTGGTGATGCAATGGTTGGAAGAGTTGTAAATGCTCTTGGTGAACCAATTGACGGTAAAGGTGCAATTAATTCAACTGAAACAAGATATGTTGAAGAAAAAGCTCCTGGTATTATGTCAAGAAAATCTGTTCATGAACCACTACAAACTGGTATTAAAGCTATTGATGCACTAGTTCCAATTGGAAGAGGGCAAAGAGAGCTTATTATTGGTGATAGACAAACTGGTAAAACAACAGTTGCAATTGATACAATTCTTAACCAAAAAGGTGAGAATGTTATTTGTATTTATGTTGCAATTGGACAAAAATCATCTTCAGTTGCTTCTGTTGTTAGAACATTAGAAGATGCAGGAGCTATGGATTATACAATTGTTGTAAATGCATCAGCAGCTGATTCTGCAACACTTCAATTCTTAGCACCATATACAGGTGTTACAATTGGTGAGTTTTTCAGAGATAATGGAAAACATGCACTTATTATTTATGATGATTTATCAAAACATGCAGTTGCATATAGAGAGATGTCATTAATTTTAAGAAGACCTCCAGGAAGAGAAGCATATCCAGGAGATGTATTCTATTTACACTCAAGATTACTTGAAAGAGCAGCTAAAATGAGTGATGAAAAAGGTGCTGGTTCAATGACTGCGCTACCAATTATTGAAACTCAAGCTGGAGATGTTGCTGCATATATTCCAACAAACGTAATTTCAATTACAGATGGACAAATTTTCTTAGAAACTAACCTATTTAACTCAGGTATTAGACCTGCAATTAATGTTGGTTTATCAGTATCAAGAGTTGGTGGAGCTGCACAAATTAAAGCTACAAAACAAGTTGCTGGTACACTTAAACTTTCACTTGCACAATATAGAGAGCTTGAGGCGTTTGCACAATTCGCATCAGATCTAGATGAAGCAACAAGAAGAGAGTTAGAGCTTGGACAAAGAATGGTTGAAGTTTTAAAACAAGGTGTTAATAAACCACTTGTTATTGAAAAACAAGTTGTAATTATCTATGCCGGTACTAAAGGGTATTTAAATGATATTGCGGTTAAAGATGTTGTAAGATTTGAAAATGAATTACATGCATTTATTGAGCAAAAATATTCAAATATTTTAGATGCAATTAAGTCAAGTCAAAAAATTGATGATAATACAGAGGCACAATTAAAAGCTGCATTAGAAGAGTTTAAAACTGTATTTAATGCAAACTAA